In Bradyrhizobium sp. G127, one genomic interval encodes:
- a CDS encoding FAD-dependent oxidoreductase, which yields MTITRRDLLAGTAAVMASSSLPPAFAAPPPREAEIAVIGAGAAGTAAARRIAAAGRKVVVIEAASHIGGRCVTDATSFDAPFDRGGRWLYNADSSPIAKLARGVGMEMYPAPRGQRIRIGRRNARAGEAEDFLATLVRANRAMGDAVRGKADMPAAAGLPKDLGVWAGTTDFLLGAMATGKDLKDLSTLDLVTMAQRDGPSACRQGLGALVAKLGEGLPLILSTPVTRIVWSGRDAQIETTAGTLTAKAVIMTASTNALLSGKIKFAPDLPKRQQDAASKLTLGSYDHIALELPGNPLGLSRDDIVIEQSSDRSTGLLLANLGGSSLCQVDVAGSFGAELSARGEAAMVAFATEWLTKLFGSDIKNIVKRTMATRWNDMPHIYGAMSAASPGGQPARKVLMEPLGSLFFAGEAAHETQWGTVGGAWESGERAAEAALRKIGALKDAPVAEQAKKSRRSQSRATAEPAAPTRRSMNWPRN from the coding sequence ATGACAATTACCCGGCGCGATCTTCTGGCCGGTACGGCGGCGGTGATGGCATCCTCCTCCCTGCCGCCCGCATTCGCCGCGCCCCCGCCGCGCGAGGCCGAGATCGCGGTGATCGGCGCGGGGGCTGCCGGCACCGCTGCGGCGCGGCGCATTGCCGCCGCTGGCCGCAAGGTGGTGGTGATCGAAGCCGCATCCCATATCGGCGGGCGCTGCGTCACCGACGCGACGTCGTTCGATGCGCCGTTCGACCGCGGCGGACGCTGGCTCTACAACGCGGATAGCAGCCCCATTGCAAAACTTGCGCGCGGCGTGGGGATGGAGATGTATCCGGCCCCGCGTGGCCAGCGCATTCGGATCGGCCGCCGCAATGCGCGCGCCGGAGAAGCCGAGGATTTTCTGGCAACGCTGGTGCGCGCCAATCGCGCCATGGGCGACGCTGTCCGCGGCAAGGCCGATATGCCCGCCGCCGCCGGGCTGCCGAAGGATCTCGGCGTATGGGCGGGGACGACGGATTTTCTGCTCGGCGCCATGGCCACCGGCAAGGACCTGAAGGATTTGTCCACGCTCGATCTGGTGACGATGGCGCAGCGTGACGGTCCCTCCGCTTGCCGTCAGGGGCTCGGCGCGCTGGTCGCCAAGCTCGGCGAGGGACTGCCGCTGATCCTCTCCACGCCGGTGACGCGTATCGTCTGGAGCGGCCGCGACGCGCAGATCGAGACGACCGCGGGAACGCTTACCGCGAAAGCCGTCATTATGACGGCGTCTACCAACGCGCTGTTGTCGGGCAAGATCAAGTTTGCCCCGGATCTGCCCAAGCGTCAGCAGGACGCCGCATCGAAACTCACTCTCGGCAGCTACGATCACATCGCGCTCGAACTGCCGGGCAATCCGCTCGGATTGTCGCGCGACGACATTGTGATCGAGCAGAGCAGCGACCGCAGCACTGGGCTTCTGCTGGCCAATCTCGGCGGCTCCTCGCTCTGTCAGGTCGATGTCGCGGGATCGTTCGGTGCTGAACTGTCCGCGCGTGGCGAAGCCGCGATGGTGGCGTTCGCGACCGAGTGGCTGACCAAATTGTTCGGTTCCGACATCAAGAACATCGTCAAGCGCACCATGGCGACGCGATGGAACGACATGCCGCACATCTACGGCGCGATGTCGGCGGCGTCGCCCGGTGGCCAGCCCGCGCGCAAGGTTCTGATGGAGCCGCTGGGCAGCCTGTTCTTTGCCGGCGAGGCCGCGCACGAAACGCAATGGGGCACGGTCGGCGGCGCATGGGAATCCGGCGAGCGGGCGGCCGAAGCGGCCTTGCGCAAGATCGGCGCGCTGAAAGACGCGCCGGTGGCGGAACAGGCGAAGAAGTCGCGGCGCAGCCAGTCGCGCGCCACGGCGGAGCCCGCGGCTCCCACCCGACGCAGCATGAACTGGCCGCGCAACTAA
- a CDS encoding YiiX/YebB-like N1pC/P60 family cysteine hydrolase: protein MGFVLDTVGKVIAGYLQKEVPGYEPFTPSDPERLRGLIEAGDVLLVEGNNRVSGIIKYLTQSTWSHAALYVGPIDGATEPDGEPHVLIEANIGEGVTSAPLSKYFPYHTRLCRPVGLSYEDRHTVCRYAINRIGFGYDTKNILDLMRYLIPLPIPQRWRRRMISLGSGDPTKIICSALIAQAFGAVRYPILPKITQAASRQARREILHIRDSSLYMPRDFDISPYFEIVKPTIVLGFDYTALHWADTTKPSPEVADETDPFPEGIFEAPEATLAPSDETPAETSTQGNRTGELAV, encoded by the coding sequence ATGGGCTTCGTGCTCGATACCGTCGGCAAGGTCATCGCCGGCTACCTCCAGAAAGAGGTGCCCGGCTACGAACCTTTTACGCCGAGCGATCCGGAGCGACTGCGCGGCCTGATCGAGGCCGGCGACGTGCTGCTGGTCGAGGGCAACAACCGCGTTTCCGGTATTATCAAGTATCTCACGCAGTCGACATGGTCCCATGCCGCACTCTATGTTGGCCCGATCGATGGCGCGACGGAGCCCGATGGCGAACCGCACGTCCTGATCGAGGCCAATATCGGCGAAGGCGTTACCTCCGCGCCGCTGTCGAAATATTTTCCCTATCACACCCGCCTCTGCCGCCCGGTCGGGTTGTCCTACGAGGACCGCCACACGGTCTGCCGTTACGCCATTAACCGCATCGGCTTCGGCTACGATACCAAGAACATTCTCGACCTGATGCGCTACCTCATCCCGCTGCCCATCCCGCAGCGCTGGCGGCGGCGCATGATCTCGCTGGGCTCGGGCGATCCCACCAAGATCATCTGCTCAGCCCTGATCGCGCAGGCGTTCGGCGCCGTGCGATATCCGATACTGCCGAAAATTACCCAGGCCGCCAGCCGTCAGGCGCGGCGGGAGATTCTTCATATCCGCGATTCGTCGCTCTACATGCCCCGCGACTTCGACATCTCGCCCTATTTCGAGATCGTCAAACCGACCATCGTCCTTGGCTTCGATTACACGGCGCTGCACTGGGCCGACACGACCAAGCCGTCCCCGGAGGTGGCGGACGAGACTGATCCCTTTCCAGAGGGAATCTTCGAAGCGCCAGAAGCGACGCTCGCGCCGTCTGACGAGACGCCAGCAGAAACGTCAACGCAAGGCAATCGGACCGGCGAACTAGCGGTATAA
- a CDS encoding sulfate transporter family protein yields MLDAVYKALSQILSPPMRSILWRSVGLALVLIVVAAISLQRVLSWLAGSGEVWAETMVGSDYHTLINILAWIVSIAAGLGVVVGAVFLMPAITSLVASVFVDDVADIVEREHYPAERPGVALPVGRAVIEGSKTALLTILVYLIALPFVFIAGAGFIVFFIATAWLLGREYFELAAMRFRTPEEAKLMRKQNGAIVFTAGLFIAAFVSIPIVNLATPLFGMAFMVHMHKRLSGPRPELIEPTRRTSVPTA; encoded by the coding sequence ATGCTTGACGCCGTCTACAAGGCGTTGTCCCAGATCCTGTCGCCGCCGATGCGCTCCATCCTGTGGAGGTCGGTCGGTCTCGCGCTGGTGCTGATCGTGGTGGCGGCGATCTCGCTGCAGCGGGTGCTGAGCTGGCTCGCCGGATCGGGAGAGGTCTGGGCGGAAACGATGGTCGGGTCCGACTATCACACCCTCATCAACATTCTTGCGTGGATCGTCTCGATTGCCGCAGGCCTCGGCGTTGTGGTCGGCGCGGTATTTCTGATGCCGGCAATCACGTCGCTGGTCGCCAGCGTATTCGTCGACGACGTCGCCGACATCGTCGAGCGCGAGCATTATCCGGCCGAACGTCCCGGCGTGGCGCTACCGGTCGGCCGCGCCGTCATCGAAGGCTCCAAGACCGCGCTGCTCACGATCCTGGTCTATCTGATCGCGCTGCCGTTCGTGTTCATCGCGGGGGCAGGTTTCATCGTGTTCTTCATCGCCACCGCATGGCTACTCGGCCGCGAGTATTTCGAACTCGCCGCCATGCGCTTCCGCACACCGGAAGAAGCCAAACTGATGCGCAAGCAGAACGGCGCGATCGTCTTCACGGCAGGCCTGTTCATCGCAGCCTTTGTGTCGATCCCGATCGTCAATCTCGCAACGCCGCTGTTCGGCATGGCCTTCATGGTCCACATGCACAAGCGGTTGTCCGGTCCGCGACCCGAACTGATCGAGCCAACGCGGCGGACCAGCGTGCCGACGGCGTAG
- the nth gene encoding endonuclease III, with protein sequence MAKKAITTRSKSLPQIRAVKPVKPARKSSKSKPWTEAEVVEAFSRFRKANPEPKGELEHLNPYTLLIAVALSAQATDVGVNKATRHLFPVADTPEKMVALGEEKVRDYIKTIGLYRNKAKNVIALSERLIAEYGSQVPRSREALESLPGVGRKTANVVLNIAFGEPTIAVDTHLFRVGNRTGLAPGKTPLEVELGLEKIIPAEFKRHAHHWLILHGRYTCVARKPRCEVCIINDLCRWPEKTVV encoded by the coding sequence ATGGCGAAAAAGGCGATCACGACCCGTTCAAAGTCACTGCCCCAAATCCGCGCAGTCAAGCCGGTGAAACCGGCGCGGAAATCATCGAAATCCAAGCCCTGGACGGAAGCGGAGGTGGTCGAGGCCTTCAGCCGTTTCCGCAAGGCCAATCCCGAGCCGAAGGGCGAGCTCGAACATCTCAACCCGTACACGCTGCTGATAGCGGTGGCACTGTCGGCGCAGGCGACCGACGTCGGCGTCAACAAGGCGACGCGCCACCTGTTTCCGGTCGCCGATACGCCGGAAAAGATGGTGGCGCTCGGCGAGGAAAAGGTCCGCGACTATATCAAGACGATTGGTCTTTATCGTAACAAGGCGAAGAACGTCATCGCGCTGTCGGAGCGGCTGATCGCCGAGTACGGCAGCCAGGTGCCGCGCAGCCGTGAAGCGCTGGAATCGCTGCCCGGCGTCGGCCGCAAGACCGCTAATGTGGTGCTCAACATCGCCTTCGGCGAGCCGACCATTGCGGTCGACACGCATCTGTTTCGGGTCGGCAATCGCACCGGTCTCGCGCCGGGCAAGACGCCGCTGGAAGTGGAACTGGGTCTGGAGAAGATCATTCCCGCCGAGTTCAAACGCCACGCCCATCACTGGCTGATTTTGCACGGGCGCTACACCTGCGTCGCGCGCAAGCCGCGCTGCGAGGTCTGCATCATCAACGATCTGTGCCGGTGGCCGGAGAAGACGGTCGTCTGA
- a CDS encoding DUF2244 domain-containing protein has product MDTCNDFDPARDAETPLFCARLTPHRSLTRGGFLALMGFVTLVSFLAGLAFLLMGAWPVFGFFGLDVLIIYWAFRQNFRSAAATEDIFVTPYEIRVRRVSHRGHIAEWTLNPLWVRLERIEDDEFGIEKLYLVSRGRRFSIASFLGPDEKASFAKALLAALHAAKRGPSYHHIA; this is encoded by the coding sequence ATGGACACCTGCAATGACTTTGATCCCGCGCGGGACGCAGAGACCCCTCTGTTCTGTGCGCGACTGACGCCGCACCGCTCGTTGACCCGCGGCGGATTTCTGGCGCTGATGGGATTCGTTACCCTCGTCAGTTTCCTGGCAGGGCTCGCATTCCTGCTGATGGGCGCATGGCCGGTGTTCGGATTCTTCGGGCTCGACGTCTTGATTATTTACTGGGCGTTTCGGCAGAATTTCCGCAGCGCCGCCGCCACCGAAGATATTTTCGTCACACCCTATGAAATCCGCGTCCGGCGCGTCAGCCATCGCGGCCATATCGCCGAATGGACACTGAATCCGCTGTGGGTGCGGCTCGAGCGGATAGAAGACGACGAATTCGGCATCGAGAAACTCTATCTGGTCTCGAGGGGACGGCGGTTCTCGATTGCCAGCTTCCTCGGGCCTGACGAAAAAGCCAGCTTCGCCAAGGCGTTGCTGGCTGCGCTGCACGCCGCGAAACGCGGGCCGAGCTATCACCACATCGCCTGA
- a CDS encoding bifunctional helix-turn-helix domain-containing protein/methylated-DNA--[protein]-cysteine S-methyltransferase → MINTAMTKSVLTDLQLAKPSKQGAALRDYDSVRRAIGFISEQWRTQPTIEAMADAAHLTPDELHHLFRRWAGLTPKDFMQALTLDHAKRLLRDSASVLDAAYDSGLSGPGRLHDLFVTHEAMSPGEWKKGGAGMVLRYGFHPSPFGMAVVIASERGLAGLAFADEGEEMPALADMQRRWPLATYIESFAGTAPFAKRIFDSSQWRDDQPLRVVLIGTDFEVRVWETLLKIPMGRATTYSDVASKIEKPKASRAVGAAVGRNPISFVVPCHRVLGKSGALTGYHWGITRKRAMLGWESGQAGGI, encoded by the coding sequence ATGATCAACACCGCAATGACGAAATCCGTTCTGACCGACCTGCAACTCGCCAAGCCGTCGAAGCAGGGCGCGGCGCTGCGCGACTACGATTCAGTTCGCCGCGCCATCGGCTTCATTTCGGAGCAATGGCGCACGCAACCGACCATCGAGGCGATGGCCGACGCCGCGCATCTCACACCCGACGAACTGCACCACCTGTTCCGCCGTTGGGCCGGATTGACGCCGAAGGATTTCATGCAGGCGCTGACCCTCGACCACGCCAAGCGGCTGCTCCGCGATTCCGCCAGCGTGCTCGACGCCGCCTATGATTCCGGCCTCTCCGGTCCGGGACGGCTGCATGATTTATTCGTCACCCACGAAGCAATGTCGCCGGGTGAATGGAAGAAGGGCGGCGCGGGCATGGTGCTGCGCTACGGCTTTCATCCCTCGCCGTTCGGCATGGCCGTGGTGATCGCCAGCGAGCGTGGGCTTGCGGGGCTGGCCTTTGCTGACGAGGGCGAGGAAATGCCGGCGCTGGCCGACATGCAGCGGCGCTGGCCGCTGGCGACCTATATCGAATCCTTCGCTGGGACCGCGCCATTCGCCAAGCGCATCTTCGATTCCTCGCAATGGCGCGATGACCAGCCGCTGCGCGTGGTGCTGATCGGCACCGATTTCGAGGTGCGGGTGTGGGAGACGCTCCTGAAGATTCCTATGGGACGCGCTACCACTTACTCAGACGTCGCCAGCAAGATCGAGAAGCCGAAAGCGTCACGCGCTGTCGGAGCAGCGGTCGGCCGCAATCCGATCTCGTTCGTGGTGCCGTGCCATCGCGTGCTGGGAAAAAGCGGTGCACTCACCGGCTATCACTGGGGCATCACCCGCAAGCGCGCGATGCTCGGCTGGGAAAGCGGACAGGCGGGGGGTATTTAA
- a CDS encoding 2,3-bisphosphoglycerate-dependent phosphoglycerate mutase, translated as MSDRLLVLVRHGQSEWNLKNLFTGWKDPGLTELGVKEAVAAGRKLKEQGLSFDVAFTSALTRAQHTLDLALKEMGQSGIPVTKNLALNERDYGDLSGLNKDDARAKWGEEQVLIWRRSYDVPPPGGESLKDTLARTLPYYVQEILPCVLRGQRTLVAAHGNSLRALIMVLEKLTPEQILKRELGTGAPVVYRLNADSTVASVKDLAG; from the coding sequence ATGAGCGACCGTCTTCTCGTGCTCGTGCGTCACGGCCAGAGCGAATGGAATCTGAAGAATCTTTTCACCGGCTGGAAAGACCCTGGCCTCACCGAATTGGGCGTCAAGGAAGCCGTGGCTGCCGGCCGCAAGCTGAAAGAGCAGGGGCTGTCGTTCGATGTCGCGTTTACCTCGGCGCTGACGCGCGCCCAGCACACGCTCGATCTCGCGCTGAAGGAGATGGGCCAGAGCGGCATTCCGGTGACGAAGAATCTCGCGCTGAACGAGCGCGACTACGGCGACCTGTCCGGTCTCAACAAGGATGACGCCCGCGCCAAGTGGGGCGAGGAACAGGTCTTGATCTGGCGTCGCTCCTACGACGTGCCCCCGCCCGGCGGCGAAAGCCTCAAGGACACGCTGGCGCGCACGCTGCCCTACTATGTGCAGGAGATTCTCCCCTGCGTGCTGCGTGGCCAGCGCACGCTGGTGGCGGCGCACGGTAATTCGCTGCGTGCGCTGATCATGGTGCTGGAAAAGCTGACGCCTGAGCAGATTCTGAAGCGTGAACTCGGCACCGGCGCCCCGGTTGTCTACCGGCTCAACGCAGATTCCACCGTGGCGTCGGTCAAGGATCTGGCGGGTTAA
- the dapB gene encoding 4-hydroxy-tetrahydrodipicolinate reductase, whose product MADMRLIVAGAGGKMGRTLIRAIAETPGAVLAGALEAPGSELLGQDSGLLAGLPTNGVEISGDLWTLSKEADGILDFTVPAATIANVAIAAQRNLVHVIGTTGLTASDNAVIRSVTSQAIVVQSGNMSLGVNLLAALVKQVAKSLDEDFDIEILEMHHRQKIDAPSGTAYLLGQAAADGRGVDLEQRSVRARDGHTGARNRGDIGFATLRGGTATGDHTVIFAGPYERIELAHKSEDRMIFARGALKAAMWAQGKRPGFYTMADVLGIGAK is encoded by the coding sequence ATGGCCGATATGCGCCTGATCGTTGCTGGAGCCGGAGGCAAAATGGGGCGGACCCTGATCCGCGCCATCGCCGAGACGCCCGGCGCCGTGCTGGCCGGTGCGTTGGAAGCGCCGGGTTCCGAGCTGCTGGGCCAGGATTCCGGCCTGCTGGCGGGGCTTCCCACCAATGGCGTCGAAATCTCGGGCGACCTCTGGACGTTGTCGAAGGAGGCCGATGGCATCCTCGATTTCACCGTTCCGGCGGCGACCATCGCCAACGTCGCCATCGCCGCCCAGCGCAACCTCGTCCATGTCATCGGCACCACCGGTCTCACGGCATCGGACAATGCGGTGATCAGAAGCGTGACCTCGCAGGCCATCGTCGTGCAGTCCGGCAACATGAGCCTTGGCGTCAATCTGCTGGCGGCGCTGGTGAAGCAGGTGGCGAAGTCACTGGACGAAGATTTCGACATCGAGATTCTCGAAATGCATCACCGCCAGAAGATCGATGCGCCCTCGGGCACGGCCTATCTGCTTGGGCAGGCTGCTGCGGACGGCCGTGGCGTCGATCTCGAACAGCGCTCGGTGCGCGCGCGCGACGGCCACACCGGCGCGCGCAATCGTGGCGACATCGGCTTTGCGACGCTGCGCGGTGGCACTGCCACCGGCGACCACACGGTGATTTTCGCCGGTCCCTATGAACGCATCGAGCTTGCGCACAAGTCGGAAGACCGCATGATCTTTGCGCGCGGCGCGCTGAAGGCGGCGATGTGGGCGCAGGGCAAGAGGCCGGGCTTCTACACCATGGCCGATGTGCTCGGCATCGGCGCCAAATAA